A stretch of Palaemon carinicauda isolate YSFRI2023 chromosome 34, ASM3689809v2, whole genome shotgun sequence DNA encodes these proteins:
- the LOC137626984 gene encoding uncharacterized protein, with translation MVITHVDDFSIAGTKEFVNELTEKVQSVLTVSKVEKDSFRLTGIDIQMTRDEIVISMENYDNSIKDIQDIRKAKPDDPLTKQENKVYRKYAGKISWLAANSIPDLSITALLMSMKNNEAKIRDLKRLGQLLFGKTIKDSLYLPVRLFSVSRPLLESIGSTKQVEERLLRNTITDLKDKMTSRPVFNECDRYKIRQWKILDEVICPLLQLFLIWGNPDWDQSIQFLTYLENKNVEINKLKKKLYPEQLKTLQKYPPDVAKWDITLICLLLKHCKGVFAGKDDIAWSSGSGKEPECLITSLKDIRNTIAHEALSLNQKGFFDKIEEIRSLMERALCSVGKICSHVSQTEIDANVANFNKKLNEIRDADILPKTLDEYKKELFFSEQIALIRNKGVPFLKDVLNRNTTINPLSLIVKGDGRQLPVNEIFTEIELNQDGENKEVLLENIIDVASGSDAGSFILLKGHAGMGKSTLVKKITSDWANQRSSIKGLSNFHLLFYAELRDIVNTFDRLIECSLGEEVHRSFRDGDLVKAVLGQKTLVILDGYDELNKSSSGLFDHILFLNKLYSQLTVIVTTRPEAEEKLNAHLESRALNAVHLRLVGIKANKREEFVTKYFLSLPKDSPVLQELDNLLKFLKKTEHKMSIVWEVAYNLCLLTILWMFKPDDVNRITTEAELYWQIFLLIISKLEERLQRNPSTCDLELSVLQHKINIFLEELSLESLKGLKNDFINLPHSVYQRLRDLCLRLGVPIEELAGAFLKKVTSFNNSYYTFPHKGFMEFLGGYNIYKQMTSPDVDLLAIQEWSDELYQTSIPLQIQLKMLASLKSTKTSSVKDFVKELHGGSLPDSLEKYQNLLIQTLSIFHVGEVEVPLATKIETLELLEESGLRDKDSFLKVMHNIKCDDELSRWIAQRFRLIDNYTEITDSSFESYIALLAATDPPLPNRDEIRISIDLKESISGFEVLTKHLLQHQVYPRGISLRRSLREFTSINAEETESIKSLLSEDCEFYRGIWNPTFQIPPNVKDIRVRLPDLFSLDAFCRSLQKTKRIRRLDQGPLMGGPCSH, from the exons ATGGTAATTACTCACGTGGATGATTTCAGCATAGCAGGAACTAAAGAATTCGTTAATGAACTCACAGAAAAAGTGCAAAGTGTTTTGACAGTTTCGAAGGTCGAAAAGGATAGCTTTAGACTCACTGGTATAGATATACAAATGACCAGAGATGAAATTGTAATCTCAATGGAGaattatgataatagtattaaAGATATACAAGATATTCGTAAAGCTAAGCCTGATGATCCATTGACAAAGcaggaaaataaagtttatagaAAATATGCGGGGAAGATAAGTTGGTTAGCCGCAAATAGTATACCAGATTTGTCAATAACTGCTTTACTAATGTCAATGAAGAATAATGAAGCAAAGATAAGAGATCTTAAGAGG CTTGGGCAATTACTCTTTGGAAAAACTATTAAAGATTCATTGTATCTTCCTGTCAGATTGTTTAGTGTCTCTAGGCCTTTACTGGAATCAATTGGTAGTACAAAGCAGGTGGAGGAGCGATTGCTTCGTAATACAATAACAGATTTGAAAGACAA GATGACTTCTCGCCCAGTGTTCAATGAATGTGACCGGTATAAGATCAGACAATGGAAGATCTTGGATGAGGTTATATGTCCCTTGCTGCAGCTGTTTCTCATCTGGGGAAACCCAGATTGGGATCAGTCAATCCAATTCTTAACTTACCTGGAGAACAAAAATGTAGAGATCAATAAACTAAAGAAGAAGCTCTATCCAGAACAGCTTAAGACGTTGCAAAAGTATCCCCCAGATGTTGCTAAATGGGATATAACCCTTATCTGTCTCCTTTTGAAACATTGTAAAGGAGTCTTTGCTGGAAAAGATGACATTGCTTGGTCATCAGGAAGCGGTAAAGAGCCAGAATGTCTTATCACTTCTTTAAAGGACATAAGAAACACTATAGCTCATGAAGCTCTCAGTCTAAATCAGAAAGGTTTCtttgacaaaattgaagaaatccgtTCACTAATGGAGAGAGCACTTTGCAGTGTTGGCAAAATATGTTCACATGTCAGCCAGACAGAGATTGATGCAAATGTTGCTAATTTCAACAAAAAGCTCAATGAAATAAGAGATGCAGACATTTTGCCAAAGACCCTTGATGAGTACAAGAAGGAATTGTTCTTCTCTGAACAGATAGCATTGATAAGGAATAAAGGTGTTCCATTCTTGAAAGATGTCTTGAATCGAAatacaaccataaatccactgtccttaatagtgaaaggagatggaaggcagttgccagtgaatgaaatattcacagaaatagaactgaatcaggatggagagaataaggaggttttactggagaacataatagatgtagcctcgggttctgacgctggaagttttattttgctcaaaggacatgcaggaatgggcaagagcactctagtgaaaaagataacatctgattgggccaaccaaagatcctccatcaaaggcctcagcaactttcatctgctcttttatgcagaattaagagATATTGTTAATACATTTGATAGGCTTATTGAATGCTCTTTGGGAGAAGAAGTTCATCGCTCATTCAGGGATGGAGACCTTGTTAAAGCTGTCTTAGGACAAAAAACTCTGGTCATCTTAGATGGCTACGATGAGCTCAACAAGAGTTCATCTGGCCTTTTCGACCATATTCTTTTTCTCAACAAACTCTACAGCCAATTAACTGTTATTGTTACAACCAGACCTGAAgctgaagagaaactgaatgctcaTCTCGAATCCAGGGCTTTGAATGCTGTTCATCTTCGGCTTGTAGGAATTAAAGccaacaaaagagaagagtttgtaaccaaatacttcttgagtctacccaaagattCCCCAGTTTTACAAGAGCTAGATAATCTATTAAAATTCCTtaagaaaactgaacacaaaatgagcatagtgtgggaagtcgcctataatctctgtctcctcacaattctttggatgtttaaaccagatgatgtaaacagaatcacaactgaggctgagctctactggcagattttccttctaatcatctccaaattagaggagcgtttgcaGAGGAATCCATCTACGTGTGACTTAGAATTAAGTgtcttgcaacacaaaataaatatatttctggaggaactctctttggaatctctcaaaggattgaaaaatgattttataaatcttCCCCATTCGGTCTATCAAAGATTGAGGGATCTATGTCTTCGTTTGGGAGTACCAATAGAAGAGCTGGCGGGAGCCTTCCTAAAGAAAGTCACCTCCTTCAACAACTCctattacactttccctcataaggGTTTCATGGAGTTCTTGGGAGGTTACAACATCTATAAACAAATGACCAGCCCAGATGTGGATCTATTGGCAATACAGGAGTGGAGTGATGAATTATATCAAACCAGCATCCCATTACAAATCCAATTAAAAATGCTTGCTTCTCTTAAGTCAACAAAAACTTCATCAGTGAAAGACTTTGTGAAAGAGCTGCATGGGGGCtctctccctgactctctggagaaGTATCAAAACCTACTTATCCAGACACTAAGCATTTTCCACGTGGGGGAAGTGGAGGTGCCACTGGCAACCAAGATTGAGACCCTGGAACTCCTGGAGGAGTCAGGATTGAGGGACAAAGACTCCTTCCTGAAAGTCATGCACAATATAAAGTGCGATGACGAACTCTCACGCTGGATAGCGCAAAGGTTTCGTTTGATTGATAACTACACTGAAATCACTGACTCATCATTCGAGTCTTACATCGCCCTCCTTGCAGCCACTGATcctcctctcccaaacagagatgaAATTAGAATTTCTATAGACCTCAAAGAAAGTATCTCCGGCTTCGAGGTACTAACCAAACATCTCTTGCAACACCAGGTTTACCCAAGAGGAATATCCCTTCGTCGCAGCCTTAGAGAATTTACGTCTATTAACGCAGAGGAAACAGAGTCAATCAAAAGTCTGCTCAGCGAAGA ttgtgagtTTTACAGAGGCATCTGGAACCCAACGTTTCAAATCCCTCCAAATGTGAAGGATATCAGAGTGAGGCTTCCGGACCTAttcagcctcgacgccttctgtcgatctttgCAAAAGACAAAAAGGATCAGACGTTTAG accaaggtcctttaatgggaggaCCAtgctcccattaa